The genomic interval TTTGATCCTGAGACTTTGGATCCATTAATTCAACAGCACCATAAGGCTTGACTGCCTTAATCACAAAAGGACCAGACCATTTAGATTTCAACTTACCTGGAAANNNNNNNNNNNNNNNNNNNNNNNNNNNNNNNNNNNNNNNNNNNNNNNNNNNNNNNNNNNNNNNNNNNNNNNNNNNNNNNNNNNNNNNNNNNNNNNNNNNNNNNNNNNNNNNNNNNNNNNNNNNNNNNNNNNNNNNNNNNNNNNNNNNNNNNNNNNNNNNNNNNNNNNNNNNNNNNNNNNNNNNNNNNNNNNNNNNNNNNNNNNNNNNNNNNNNNNNNNNNNNNNNNNNNNNNNNNNNNNNNNNNNNNNNNNNNNNNNNNNNNNNNNNNNNNNNNNNNNNNNNNNNNNNNNNNNNNNNNNNNNNNNNNNNNNNNNNNNNNNNNNNNNNNNNNNNNNNNNNNNNNNNNNNNNNNNNNNNNNNNNNNNNNNNNNNNNNNNNNNNNNNNNNNNNNNNNNNNNNNNNNNNNNNNNNNNNNNNNNNNNNNNNNNNNNNNNNNNNNNNNNNNNNNNNNNNNNNNNNNNNNNNNNNNNNNNNNNNNNNNNNNNNNNNNNNNNNNNNNNNNNNNNNNNNNNNNNNNNNNNNNNNNNNNNNNNNNNNNNNNNNNNNNNNNNNNNNNNNNNNNNNNNNNNNNNNNNNNNNNNNNNNNNNNNNNNNNNNNNNNNNNNNNNNNNNNNNNNNNNNNNNNNNNNNNNNNNNNNNNNNNNNNNNNNNNNNNNNNNNNNNNNNNNNNNNNNNNNNNNNNNNNNNNNNNNNNNNNNNNNNNNNNNNNNNNNNNNNNNNNNNNNNNNNNNNNNNNNNNNNNNNNNNNNNNNNNNNNNNNNNNNNNNNNNNNNNNNNNNNNNNNNNNNNNNNNNNNNNNNNNNNNNNNNNNNNNNNNNNNNNNNNNNNNNNNNNNNNNNNNNNNNNNNNNNNNNNNNNNNNNNNNNNNNNNNNNNNNNNNNNNNNNNNNNNNNNNNNNNNNNNNNNNNNNNNNNNNNNNNNNNNNNNNNNNNNNNNNNNNNNNNNNNNNNNNNNNNNNNNNNNNNNNNNNNNNNNNNNNNNNNNNNNNNNNNNNNNNNNNNNNNNNNNNNNNNNNNNNNNNNNNNNNNNNNNNNNNNNNNNNNNNNNNNNNNNNNNNNNNNNNNNNNNNNNNNNNNNNNNNNNNNNNNNNNNNNNNNNNNNNNNNNNNNNNNNNNNNNNNNNNNNNNNNNNNNNNNNNNNNNNNNNNNNNNNNNNNNNNNNNNNNNNNNNNNNNNNNNNNNNNNNNNNNNNNNNNNNNNNNNNNNNNNNNNNNNNNNNNNNNNNNNNNNNNNNNNNNNNNNNNNNNNNNNNNNNNNNNNNNNNNNNNNNNNNNNNNNNNNNNNNNNNNNNNNNNNNNNNNNNNNNNNNNNNNNNNNNNNNNNNNNNNNNNNNNNNNNNNNNNNNNNNNNNNNNNNNNNNNNNNNNNNNNNNNNNNNNNNNNNNNNNNNNNNNNNNNNNNNNNNNNNNNNNNNNNNNNNNNNNNNNNNNNNNNNNNNNNNNNNNNNNNNNNNNNNNNNNNNNNNNNNNNNNNNNNNNNNNNNNNNNNNNNNNNNNNNNNNNNNNNNNNNNNNNNNNNNNNNNNNNNNNNNNNNNNNNNNNNNNNNNNNNNNNNNNNNNNNNNNNNNNNNNNNNNNNNNNNNNNNNNNNNNNNNNNNNNNNNNNNNNNNNNNNNNNNTTTCAGTTGTTGCGTAATTCAATTGTGCACCATTCAGAACTTTACTGGCATAATGAATAACGTGAAAATTCTTGCCACGTCTCTGTCCCAACACAGCCCCTATGGCATAATCACTTGCATCGCACATTAACTCAAAATCTTGAGTCCAGTTTGGTGCGACTACAACAGGGGCTGAGATCAGCTTCTCTTTCAATATTTCAAAAGCTTCTAGACACTCCCCGTCAAACTCAAATGGAGTGTCTTTCACAAGCAAATTGCAAAGGGGTTTAGCAATCTTGGAGAAATCTTTTATAAATCTCCTATAGAATCCAACATGTCCAAAAAGCTTCTTACCCCTTTGACATTTAATGGAGGCGGTAGCTTCTTTATCACATCAACTTTAGCTTGATCCACACCTATTCCCCTGGATGAAATCTTATGTCCTAAAACAATTCCCTCACAAACCATAAAGTGACATTTTTCCTAATTTAGAACAAGGTTCGTGGCAATACATCTTTTCAAGACAACATCCAGGTTCTCTAGGCATAAATCATATGACTTTCCAAAGACTGAGAAATCGTCCATGAATACTTCAATGCAATTCTCTACCAAGTCAGCAAAGATGGCAAGCATGCAACGTTGGAATGTAGCAGGCGCATTACAAAGACCAAAAGGCATCCTTCGATATGCAAACACACCAAAGGGACAAGTGAAAACGGTCTTTTCTTGATCCTCAGGATTCACTACTATTTGATTGTACCCGGAATAGCCATCCAGGAAACAATAGTAGGCTTGTCCTGCTAGCCTTTCAATTATTTGGTCCATAAAAGGGAGAGGAAAATGGTCTTTCCTGGTGGCTTGATTTAACTTTCTGTAATCGATACACATTCTCCATCCTGTGACTGTTCTTGTtggaattaattcatttttctcattttgaacaACAGTCATACCTCCCTTCTTTGGAACAACATGCACAGGATTAATCCAAGCACTATCAGATATAGGATATATCATTCCTGCTTCAAGCAATTTTAGCACTTCCTTTCTCACCACCTCTTTCAACGTAGGATTCAACCTCCTCTGTGGTTGTGCTATGGGTTTATAGTCTTGTTCCATCATGATTCTATGCATGCAGTAGGTTGGACTTATACCTTTCAGATCAGAGATTTGCCAACCTATTGCCCTTTTGttctctttcaaaatttttaccAGTTTTTCCTCCTCACTGTTTGATAGAGAATTGCTTATGATCACAGGCTTCTTTGAATTTTCCTCTAGAAACACATACTTGAGATTATCAGGAAGcattttcaattcctttttGTCCTAATCATCCAAGTCAGCCTTTTCCAATTTTTCCACTTTCACCTCAGtggaatttttttctttcaaattttccaGATGTTGTGAAATCTCCTGTACTTTAGATTCTTCTTCATCAGTTAGCTCTTCGCATGCATCAACCAACACACGCTCTAATGGGGATTTCACATACATCTGGCTTCTTACGTTCTCAATCACATCATCCAAAACTTCCACTCTGAAACAGTTTCCTCTATCCCTGGGGTGTTGCATTGCTTCCACAATATTTAAAGTTACAGTCTCATCATGCAACCTCACCTTTAGATGACCGTCATCAACATCAATGATAACTCTAGCAGTTTTCATAAATGGTCTACCCAATATGAGGGGGACTTCAGTATCCTCCTCCATGTCaagaataacaaaatccactggaaaaGTGAATTTGTCAACTTTCACCAAAACATCTTCAATAACTCCAAATGGGTACTTTACAGATCTGTCTGCTAGTTGTAGAGTCATCCTTGTTGGTTTTACTTCCATGTCCCTATCTTCTTTAACATAGACAAGGGCATTAAATTAATGCTTGCCCCTAAGTCTATCAATGCTTTTCCAATGGGGAGCTTTCCAATTGCACATGGAATAGTAAAACTTCCAGGGTCTTTGAATTTAGGTGGTAGAAGTTTTTGGATGATGGCACTACAATTCCCTTgcacctcaattgtttcttcctcaatatactttctttttttggtCAACAGATCTTTCATGAATCTAGCATATGAGGGCATCTGTTGAAGTGCTTCTGAAAAGGGAATTGTGATTTTCAGCTTGTTGAAGAGAgccataaattttgaaaattgactttCCTTATCctttcttgaaaaagtttttggaTAAGGTAAATGAGTCACaacctgtttttctttttggctctcttcctcttccttctttttgtcctcttcttcttcaacgCTCTCTTCCTCCTGTTCTTCCTGatcatcatttaatttttcctttatatCATCCTTCTTCACAATTGCGCTTTCTAACACTTTACCACTCCTTGTAGTGATAGCTTTGCAATGCTCTTTTGGATTTGGTTCAGTGTTAGCTCCAAACGTATTCACAGGCTTATCTTCTAATCTCTTTGCCATTTGACCCATTTGAAATTCTAAATTCTTTATAGAAGCATCTGTGCTCTTTTGGGTTGATAAGGTCATCTGCATAAACTGTTGAAGAGTTTCTTCCAGTTTTGAGATCCTATCAGTGGATGGTTGATGAAACTGTGGAGGTGGTGGTCTACTGGAACTAGCNTGACCCATGCTAGGATGAGGTCTCCATCCTTGATTATAATTTCCATAATTTCCNTGACGGCCTTGATTTCCCATATAATTTACCTCTTCCTTTGCATTGGTTAGAATAGCACACTCTCCATTTTGGTGCTCTCCACCACACAGTTCACAACCTTGCACAGTATGTTGGGCCTGTGATACATTTTGGGGTTGCATTTGTGAAACTTTTTTCATCAGAGACTCAAGCTGTTGagtaatgattttgttttgggcGAGTAAGGCATCTTGGGATTGCATCTCAAACATTCCCCTCTTCTGGTTTTGCCCTCTCTCACTGGTAACGTCATTGTCACTAGATGCCATATTTTCAATAATCCGATGAGCTTCATCAGGTGTTTTCAACCTAATGTTCCCTCctgctgaggcatccaacatcaactttgtgtgagattttaatccacccaaaaagaggtttaattGAGTGGGAACGTCAAACCCATGAACGAGAGTCTTTCTAAGCAACCCCTTGAATCTGTCCCATGTCTTGCCCAAAGTCTCATCAGGTTCCTGTTGGAAGGATGATATCTCCTGCTtgcctttatttatttttgattgagggaaatatttttgtaaaaactttGCCACCACGTCATCCCAATCTGTCAGACTTTCCTCTGGAAATGAATTTAACCATTTATTTGCCTCTCCAGCCAGAGAGAAGGGGAACAAACTAAGTCTGATTGCCTCATCTGACACATTTAACATCTTCACAGTATTGCAATATTGATTGAATGTTGTCAGATGATCATAGGGATTTTCGTGTGACAGTCCTGAAAATGGGTTACTTTGAACAAGGTGAATTAATGATGGCCTCATTTCCATGTTAGCTGCAATCACCACAGGTTTGGCTATATTGTTAAAAGATGCAGGTGCAGACACTGATGCAAAATCTGCCAACGTACGCATATCCCTTTGTTCATTGTCCCTATTTCCCTCCATACCTTTGTCCTCTTGATCAGATGAAGAAAGAGTGTTTGAAGTAGCAGATAAGCTAGCTTCTTTTTTTCAGTTTTCTCTTCGACGCCTACTATTATTTCTACGGGCAGTCCTTTCGATCTCagaatcaaacaataaattctCAGATTTTGTTCTGCTTCTCATGCAGAACAAAAATCTCTACAGATCAACCCACAGAAATAACACAGGAACAGAACAACACAATATATACAGATATACGAAAATTAAAACAATGGATTTACAGATAATGGAACAGAATTGAAATTGATACACAATAAATTgaataacaaaacaatcaaattccccggcaacggcgccaaaaacttgataactttttggcaagtataccaaatcgttacaagtaatacagtgataaGAAAAGTATCGTTCTCCTCAGGGAATTTGTGTTacgttatttaatttaagaattatatCAAGATCAATTCGTGTTGATGAAAGTTGCTTTGATTTTTGCATAAAGAACACANNNNNNNNNNNNNNNNNNNNNNNNNNNNNNNNNNNNNNNNNNNNNNNNNNNNNNNNNNNNNNNNNNNNNNNNNNNNNNNNNNNNNNNNNNNNNNNNNNNNNNNNNNNNNNNNNNNNNNNNNNNNNNNNNNNNNNNNNNNNNNNNNNNNNNNNNNNNNNNNNNNNNNNNNNNNNNNNNNNNNNNNNNNNNNNNNNNNNNNNNNNNNNNNNNNNNNNNNNNNNNNNNNNNNNNNNNNNNNNNNNNNNNNNNNNNNNNNNNNNNNNNNNNNNNNNNNNNNNNNNNNNNNNNNNNNNNNNNNNNNNNNNNNNNNNNNNNNNNNNNNNNNNNNNNNNNNNNNNNNNNNNNNNNNNNNNNNNNNNNNNNNNNNNNNNNNNNNNNNNNNNNNNNNNNNNNNNNNNNNNNNNNNNNNNNNNNNNNNNNNNNNNNNNNNNNNNNNNNNNNNNNNNNNNNNNNNNNNNNNNNNNNNNNNNNNNNNNNNNNNNNNNNNNNNNNNNNNNNNNNNNNNNNNNNNNNNNNNNNNNNNNNNNNNNNNNNNNNNNNNNNNNNNNNNNNNNNNNNNNNNNNNNNNNNNNNNNNNNNNNNNNNNNNNNNNNNNNNNNNNNNNNNNNNNNNNNNNNNNNNNNNNNNNNNNNNNNNNNNNNNNNNNNNNNNNNNNNNNNNNNNNNNNNNNNNNNNNNNNNNNNNNNNNNNNNNNNNNNNNNNNNNNNNNNNNNNNNNNNNNNNNNNNNNNNNNNNNNNNNNNNNNNNNNNNNNNNNNNNNNNNNNNNNNNNNNNNNNNNNNNNNNNNNNNNNNNNNNNNNNNNNNNNNNNNNNNNNNNNNNNNNNNNNNNNNNNNNNNNNNNNNNNNNNNNNNNNNNNNNNNNNNNNNNNNNNNNNNNNNNNNNNNNNNNNNNNNNNNNNNNNNNNNNNNNNNNNNNNNNNNNNNNNNNNNNNNNNNNNNNNNNNNNNNNNNNNNNNNNNNNNNNNNNNNNNNNNNNNNNNNNNNNNNNNNNNNNNNNNNNNNNNNNNNNNNNNNNNNNNNNNNNNNNNNNNNNNNNNNNNNNNNNNNNNNNNNNNNNNNNNNNNCtacaaattacaacttttcactgagtaaaaacatgaataattacatgattaaggtaatttataagtgtaaaatatttgtttttcacacttatcaatgTTGTCCATCATTTAAGAGCGGTGAAATTCAAGTGAATGAGCTCGATGGCAACCTGTGCAATCAGATATGAAAGTTAGTTCACCTGCTTTGATGCTGAATGACTCTTTGAAGTTACTGTTTTGTTGACTGATTTTTGGCTTGAAATGCTATTGTTGAATGTGTCAAAATGCTTGTGCTGAACTAGTCCAAAATGAATACCATATAAGCATGAAATTGCTTCTAAAGTTGACTTGGTAATATTACTGGAAAGTTCAAATCGCACTTAAAATTGCAGTAGATCGATCTACACTTTCTTTGTTgagtcattttgtttttttaaaaaaatctggTTGGAACCTTTAGATCCTTACCAATTGTTTGATGTATCTTCTGCTGTTTTAAGCCAATTTCAATCactgttttgaagtttaattccTTCTTCTAAGTCTGATTAAAGTgctatttcaaaatttggataCTAGAGTTGTTTGTTTGAAGTGCACATGAATTATACATGCTAAATTGTGATATATCTTGCAtctgtaaaagaaaattagtcTAACAAGTTTATATTCATCAACCAAATCTGTTGGTGCAAAGATGTTATGACTATGTATGGTTCTGTGCATTTTCATTAGGCAACTCATTCATGTTAGCACTTTTCTGGTTTGAATTAAATTGCTGCAGCAAGATTTAGAATGtctttataaattaactttggTGCATTGAACTGTGTTTGTAAGTTGTAACAAAAGCCTGAGttcatataaaagaataaaaaacattcaaaagaattgaaatgaaattaaaaggcTGAATGAACCAGTGCAACATACTTCCATAATCTGCCAATTGCCACGTTATTTTCTGCACCAAAATACATTTTCACTGAGACACTTTGCCAAACAGTTTGTCCTTTCTGAATTGCACATTTAATTTGAACTTCTTTTTGACTTGTGAACGTTTTCTTGCTTTGTTCATCTACTCTAGAGCTATTGGTAGGATTTTGTTTGTGTACCAGCCTTTCTATGTTGCTTTTTCTTGCATGTCTTGATTGACTTTCGTGGTTTTGTCCATCACAAGTGCATTCTGTTCTGCTGTTCTTCAATtgaagcttttctttgctttcataATCTGATCTAGAGTTTGTCTAGAGTTGTCTTTTCTTCTCTGCTGTCAGTATCCATTTGTGTGTGTCCTGTTTTGTTCTGCCTATCACAGTGATCTTTGCTTAGCCTAGCTAATCTGGTTTGAGAAGCACTTTCACTCTGGATTTCTGGAAAATTTGGAGAAaggttgtgtgcttggtagcatcctaggtggtAGTGGTCTAAAAGACTATCTAGCTTGTATTGCCAAGGGAGAATTTCCCTTCCCAACCTTTCATTGTGAgctttaaaagttttaaagagaAGCCTAGAGTGTTGTGAGTTTTGTGTGGCTGCATCTAAGGGCCAAAAATTCTTGTTGAgagtgtgttttgattttaagtgCTGCTATAAGTTTTAACCTGAACTGTGTCCTAATTGTTTACTTGTGTAGCATCAATTAATCTGTTTGGCAAAGCAAGTTGCTACTGCAATCATTCCAATTTAGTTGACTACTGAATTATACTCTGAACTGACTTGTTTGGGAATTCTATTAAATAGTTGCAACAAGTTGGGTTTTGAATATGATGATGATTGAATAGATTGGACTATGAGAGTGCATTACAGAACTTCAATGTGATGATTGGGAGCTTAAAGAGCTTAGATTTATTTGTTCAAATTTCCATTCTATTTAGACTCCTTGTCTAAGTTTAACTAAACTATTCTGAACTGCATCATATCAAATTTTGTCCATTGATCTGATTAGACTTTGTCCTGTCTGATACGTTAGTTGTGTTTCACTTGTTGAATGCTTGCTTATTCTTGAATGCCACCTAACTGATTCAGTATAAATTAGGTGTATATCATTATCTGCTGTGTGTGGTATATTTGTGCATAAGCTGATTTGACAGGAGTAATTAAACTTGTGCCTCCATTTGTTTTAACTGTCAATGCATTATTAGTTTTAAGAAATGATTAAAGAACCTACTGTCCAATTCTGATTTGGTGGTTGAATTA from Vigna radiata var. radiata cultivar VC1973A chromosome 9, Vradiata_ver6, whole genome shotgun sequence carries:
- the LOC106773406 gene encoding uncharacterized protein LOC106773406, whose amino-acid sequence is MEGNRDNEQRDMRTLADFASVSAPASFNNIAKPVVIAANMEMRPSLIHLVQSNPFSGLSHENPYDHLTTFNQYCNTVKMLNVSDEAIRLSLFPFSLAGEANKWLNSFPEESLTDWDDVVAKFLQKYFPQSKINKGKQEISSFQQEPDETLGKTWDRFKGLLRKTLVHGFDVPTQLNLFLGGNIRLKTPDEAHRIIENMASSDNDVTSERGQNQKRGMFEMQSQDALLAQNKIITQQLESLMKKVSQMQPQNVSQAQHTVQGCELCGGEHQNGECAILTNAKEEVNYMGNQGRXGNYGNYNQGWRPHPSMGXASSSRPPPPQFHQPSTDRISKLEETLQQFMQMTLSTQKSTDASIKNLEFQMGQMAKRLEDKPVNTFGANTEPNPKEHCKAITTRSGKVLESAIVKKDDIKEKLNDDQEEQEEESDKESQFSKFMALFNKLKITIPFSEALQQMPSYARFMKDLLTKKRKYIEEETIEVQGNCSAIIQKLLPPKFKDPGSFTIPCAIGKLPIGKALIDLGASINLMPLSMLKKIGTWK